A single window of Planktothrix serta PCC 8927 DNA harbors:
- a CDS encoding DUF1997 domain-containing protein: MQYDIAELQPSRASYNFIDDSVTLPNPEEETNTALDSQELIWFHSQFEDCMEMFADMDTVAEYLSQHSGWFCRCALPMKTEPLGNNAYDLLIGRFGAFGYQVEARIGLELVPPDAEGVYRIRTVPVPNYTAPGYEVDFQSTMTLVELPTAEFCAERGIKLGECPTQITGAKWCLDLAVGVQFPKFIRSKSQSLIQKTGDTLLKNIVKQVSRRLSAKTQQDFHSTLGIPFPKQRF, encoded by the coding sequence ATGCAGTACGATATCGCTGAACTTCAACCGTCAAGAGCATCATATAATTTTATTGATGATTCTGTTACTCTCCCGAACCCCGAAGAGGAGACGAATACAGCGCTGGATTCTCAGGAGCTAATCTGGTTTCACAGCCAGTTTGAAGACTGCATGGAAATGTTCGCCGATATGGATACGGTGGCGGAATATTTAAGTCAGCATAGTGGCTGGTTTTGTCGGTGCGCGTTACCGATGAAAACAGAACCGTTAGGAAATAATGCTTATGATTTATTAATCGGACGATTTGGGGCTTTTGGTTATCAAGTTGAAGCTCGGATTGGATTAGAATTAGTACCACCGGATGCCGAGGGTGTTTATCGGATTCGGACTGTTCCGGTGCCCAATTATACGGCTCCCGGTTATGAGGTTGATTTTCAATCTACCATGACTTTAGTAGAATTACCTACAGCAGAATTTTGCGCCGAACGGGGGATTAAATTAGGTGAATGTCCGACCCAAATTACGGGAGCGAAATGGTGTTTAGATTTAGCTGTTGGGGTACAATTTCCTAAGTTTATCCGTTCTAAATCTCAATCCTTAATTCAAAAAACCGGGGATACGTTATTAAAAAATATCGTTAAACAAGTTTCTCGCCGTCTCAGCGCCAAAACCCAACAAGATTTTCACAGCACGTTAGGAATTCCTTTCCCAAAACAACGTTTTTAA